A region of Lycium barbarum isolate Lr01 chromosome 3, ASM1917538v2, whole genome shotgun sequence DNA encodes the following proteins:
- the LOC132632951 gene encoding uncharacterized protein LOC132632951, translating into MESSSGQWLEKALLELCSKIETGLDLDADIISGLVSYCELAPPLDAKEYLDNIIGQEAGKSVTDEYLRQRGHSDTTQGTSASKLQAYVKPPSGDSLTAGTKKQVRAPKESKSLSKQESQSTAETSNGRNGQRGSQGNSTKTTVPQPQASQRNSRKKKSDKVISLAEAAKGSIIFQQGKPCSCQARRHRLISNCLSCGKIVCEQEGEGPCNFCGALVLKEGSSYAGLDEGPVPISDAEEVAEAYAKRLVEYDRNSAARTTVIDDQSDYYEIEGNSWLSKEEKGLLRKKKEEIEEAERAKRNRVTMTFDLVGRKVLVNKDEATEELQKGILSRPADKKEATRIKPSPNLKVQPVFVDPGPRKTPKEKNNKKGPRNGLCLEITGRVQHDTSEHSRLIVEGKLHGSSNSKSWHEPSVNRAVGTSDDSECTLDYN; encoded by the exons atggaatcatcatcaggGCAATGGCTAGAAAAAGCGTTACTTGAGCTATGTAGCAAAATTGAAACGGGTCTTGATTTAGATGCTGACATTATATCTGGTCTTGTTTCTTACTGTGAGCTTGCTCCTCCTCTTGATGCTAAAGAATATCTCGAT AATATCATAGGTCAGGAAGCTGGAAAAAGTGTGACAGATGAGTATTTGAGACAGAGAGGTCATTCAGATACTACTCAAGGTACTTCTGCTTCCAAATTGCAAGCATATGTAAAACCCCCTTCAGGTGATAGTCTGACAGCTGGAACTAAAAAACAAGTGCGAGCACCGAAAGAAAGTAAATCCTTGAGTAAGCAGGAAAGTCAGAGCACAGCTGAGACATCAAATGGACGAAACGGACAGCGAGGAAGTCAAGGAAACTCTACAAAAACAACTGTGCCTCAACCCCAAGCAAGTCAAAGAAACTCTAGAAAGAAAAAATCTGACAAAGTTATTTCTCTTGCTGAGGCTGCAAAAGGGTCCATCATATTTCAACAGGGGAAGCCATGCTCATGCCAAGCCCGTCGACACAGGCTAATAAGCAATTGTTTATCTTGTGGAAAGATAGTCTGTGAACAGGAAGGTGAAGGGCCTTGTAACTTTTGTGGTGCACTTGTGCTAAAGGAAGGAAGCTCGTATGCTGGATTAGATGAAGGTCCAGTTCCAATTTCTGATGCTGAAGAAGTAGCTGAAGCCTATGCGAAGAGGCTAGTTGAATATGATAGGAACTCTGCAGCGCGTACGACTGTTATTGATGACCAAAGTGACTACTATGAGATTGAGGGAAATAGCTGGTTGTCGAAGGAG GAAAAGGGACTTCTgaggaaaaagaaagaggagaTAGAAGAGGCTGAACGTGCCAAACGAAATAGAGTCACAATGACATTTGACCTAGTTGGCCGCAAG GTTCTTGTAAATAAAGACGAGGCAACTGAAGAACTACAGAAAGGAATTCTATCCAGACCAGCAGATAAAAAGGAAGCAACCCGCATTAAACCTAGCCCAAACCTGAAGGTACAACCTGTCTTTGTGGATCCAGGTCCCAGGAAAACTCCCAAGGAGAAGAATAATAAGAAAGGCCCGAGAAATGGCTTGTGCTTGGAGATTACTGGGAGAGTGCAACATGATACCAGTGAACACTCACGTTTGATAGTAGAGGGCAAACTACATGGATCTTCGAATAGCAAATCGTGGCATGAGCCATCTGTTAATAGGGCAGTCGGTACTTCAGATGACTCTGAATGTACTTTAGATTACAATTGA
- the LOC132632952 gene encoding probable methyltransferase PMT2 → MAIKGNPGDNRSRGPVSIFVVVGICCFFYLIGVWQRSGFGKGDSIAQQITKKAEDCSILSNLEYETHHGDQSGMVDDPKLEVKHFEPCDEQYVDYTPCHDQMRAMTFPRENMNYRERHCPPEEEKLRCLIPAPKGYITPFPWPKSRDYVPFANAPHKSLTVEKAVQNWVQYEGDLLRFPGGGTQFPRGADAYIDQLASVIPMDNGTVRTALDTGCGVASWGAYLFKKNVIAMSFAPRDSHEAQVQFALERGVPAVIGVLGTIKLPFPSRAFDMAHCSRCLIQWAANGGLHMMEVDRVLRPGGYWILSGPPINWRTNNQAWQRPKEELEEEQRMIEDIAELLCWEKKYEKGEIAIWRKRVNYEYCSERDSRVNLCDHSNSENVWYKKMEACVTLYPEITNSDEVAGGELMPFPERLNAISPRIASGSLPGVSVESFQEDNKLWKKHVKAYKRVNKLLATRRYHNILDMNAGLGSFAAALESSKLWVMNVMPTIAERDTLGVIYDRGLIGIYHDWCEAFSTYPRAFDLIHANGIFSLYKDKCDAEGILLEMDRILRPEGTVIFRDHADILGQVKRIAAGMRWKTKMVDHEDGPLIPEKVLFAVKRYWVVGDNNSTVLR, encoded by the exons ATGGCAATAAAAGGAAATCCAGGAGATAACAGAAGCAGAGGCCCTGTGTCAATATTTGTTGTAGTTGGTATTTGTTGTTTTTTCTATCTTATTGGAGTATGGCAAAGAAGTGGTTTCGGGAAGGGAGATAGCATAGCTCAGCAGATAACAAAGAAGGCAGAGGACTGCAGCATCCTCTCCAATCTAGAATATGAAACTCATCATGGTGATCAAAGCGGTATGGTTGATGATCCCAAGCTGGAAGTCAAGCATTTTGAACCTTGTGATGAGCAATATGTTGATTATACACCGTGTCATGATCAAATGCGAGCAATGACATTTCCTAGAGAAAATATGAACTATAGGGAGAGACATTGTCCTCCAGAGGAAGAGAAGCTGCGTTGTCTTATTCCAGCCCCAAAAGGTTATATAACTCCTTTTCCATGGCCAAAGAGTCGTGACTATGTACCTTTTGCAAATGCGCCACATAAAAGTTTAACAGTTGAGAAGGCAGTGCAAAACTGGGTCCAATATGAAGGTGATTTACTTAGATTTCCAGGTGGCGGAACTCAGTTCCCACGTGGGGCAGATGCGTATATTGACCAGCTTGCTTCTGTGATCCCAATGGACAATGGTACAGTTCGAACTGCATTGGATACCGGATGTGGG GTTGCTAGTTGGGGTGCATACCTTTTCAAGAAGAACGTTATAGCCATGTCATTCGCACCAAGAGACTCACATGAAGCTCAAGTCCAATTTGCTTTGGAAAGAGGCGTACCAGCAGTTATTGGTGTACTTGGAACCATAAAATTGCCATTTCCATCAAGGGCGTTTGATATGGCTCATTGTTCACGTTGTTTGATTCAATGGGCTGCAAATG GTGGACTGCATATGATGGAAGTGGATCGAGTTCTAAGACCAGGAGGGTATTGGATACTTTCAGGTCCTCCCATCAACTGGCGGACTAATAATCAAGCTTGGCAACGACCTAAAGAGGAGCTGGAGGAGGAACAAAGAATGATTGAAGATATAGCTGAACTTCTCTGCTGGGAAAAGAAGTATGAGAAAGGTGAGATAGCTATATGGAGAAAACGAGTAAACTATGAGTACTGCAGTGAACGAGATTCTCGTGTAAATCTATGTGACCACTCGAATTCAGAAAATGTCTG GTATAAGAAGATGGAGGCATGTGTAACTCTGTATCCTGAAATAACCAATTCGGACGAAGTTGCTGGTGGAGAGCTCATGCCATTTCCGGAGAGACTTAATGCTATTTCTCCAAGAATAGCAAGTGGATCTCTTCCTGGAGTCTCTGTTGAATCATTCCAGGAGGACAACAAGTTGTGGAAGAAGCATGTGAAAGCTTATAAGAGAGTTAACAAGCTCCTTGCCACTAGGAGGTATCACAATATACTAGATATGAATGCTGGCCTTGGAAGTTTTGCTGCAGCACTAGAATCATCTAAGCTATGGGTCATGAATGTTATGCCAACTATAGCTGAAAGGGACACTCTTGGTGTAATATATGATCGAGGCCTGATTGGCATATACCATGACTG GTGTGAAGCGTTCTCTACCTACCCTCGGGCATTTGACCTTATTCATGCAAATGGGATCTTCAGCTTATATAAGGACAA ATGTGATGCTGAAGGCATTCTACTAGAGATGGACAGGATTCTTAGACCAGAAGGCACAGTTATATTCCGAGATCATGCAGATATTCTTGGCCAAGTAAAAAGAATTGCAGCTGGTATGAGGTGGAAAACAAAAATGGTGGATCATGAGGATGGTCCTCTTATCCCGGAAAAAGTATTGTTTGCTGTCAAAAGATACTGGGTTGTTGGAGATAACAACTCAACCGTCTTACGGTGA
- the LOC132632953 gene encoding protein PHYTOCHROME KINASE SUBSTRATE 3-like, with protein MAADDNTSGLRVASFSCYLSNPEESFVHKLNGGAVEPAFISTPETPSSVTKVKSAAKAATAKPPSNSTKDNLANLRVESFSSYLKTGEDNVVFKASGAPVQDPTIAFVFPQQASFRKTKQLEQSKSKDGEISIFGADKYFNMQLDYGAAPPAGVKYKGKLNEGTIDLPHLKHNSQSGTPSICSESSSWNSQNALLRNILRNVYQTKQKKMTRMGCLPTFGCQPCLDKKAVFVDESIEEHRKSLEVFGSRKMGKGDVAVNLERKLSMLTWDAIPKAQNLPTTTNGRSSTVCDDMASDASSDLFEIENISSSGYGLVNAQTSGDYMSSSCMSPTTLYAPSEASIEWSVVTASAADYSSVISDYDEKNFGISGYTSSRNAANRTTKTKNPVGKEVQKMRPSTGLLGCKSHKAVNVAETVHKTCEKAKQR; from the coding sequence ATGGCAGCCGATGATAATACATCTGGGCTTCGTGTTGCATCATTTTCTTGTTACCTCAGCAACCCTGAGGAGAGCTTCGTACACAAACTTAATGGGGGTGCAGTTGAACCTGCTTTTATTTCAACCCCTGAGACCCCATCTTCTGTAACTAAAGTAAAATCTGCTGCTAAGGCAGCTACTGCAAAGCCACCCTCAAACAGCACCAAAGATAACCTTGCGAATCTTCGCGTGGAGTCTTTCTCTTCTTATCTCAAAACTGGGGAAGACAACGTCGTGTTTAAGGCTTCAGGAGCTCCAGTTCAAGATCCCACTATTGCTTTTGTATTTCCTCAACAGGCTTCGTTTCGTAAGACAAAGCAACTGGAACAAAGCAAGTCCAAAGATGGGGAGATTAGCATATTTGGTGCTGACAAGTACTTCAACATGCAACTGGACTATGGAGCTGCCCCTCCAGCTGGGGTGAAGTATAAGGGGAAACTAAACGAAGGGACGATAGATCTGCCCCATCTGAAACACAATTCCCAGTCAGGAACTCCTAGCATTTGTTCTGAGTCAAGCAGCTGGAATAGCCAAAATGCACTGTTACGAAATATTCTGCGAAATGTTTATCAGACAAAGCAGAAGAAGATGACAAGAATGGGATGTTTGCCCACTTTTGGATGCCAACCTTGTTTGGACAAGAAAGCAGTCTTTGTGGATGAAAGCATTGAAGAACACAGAAAGTCATTGGAAGTGTTTGGCTCTCGCAAAATGGGAAAAGGAGATGTAGCAGTGAACTTGGAGAGGAAACTCTCCATGTTAACTTGGGATGCCATACCTAAAGCCCAAAACCTCCCTACAACCACCAATGGAAGAAGTAGCACGGTCTGTGATGACATGGCTAGCGATGCTAGCTCAGATTTATTCGAAATTGAGAATATATCCAGCAGTGGATATGGACTTGTGAATGCACAAACATCAGGTGATTATATGTCTAGCAGCTGCATGTCTCCAACAACTTTGTATGCACCAAGCGAGGCCAGCATTGAGTGGAGCGTTGTCACTGCCAGTGCAGCTGATTACTCGTCGGTTATCTCAGATTATGATGAGAAGAACTTTGGGATTAGTGGTTACACAAGTTCAAGAAACGCAGCCAATAGAACCACCAAAACCAAGAATCCAGTAGGCAAAGAGGTGCAGAAAATGCGCCCCAGTACTGGGCTTTTAGGTTGCAAGAGCCACAAAGCAGTAAATGTGGCTGAAACTGTGCATAAGACTTGTGAGAAAGCAAAACAAAGATGA